From one Rosa rugosa chromosome 4, drRosRugo1.1, whole genome shotgun sequence genomic stretch:
- the LOC133743408 gene encoding disease resistance protein RPM1-like — protein MSESAVSFLLNKISPFLANGVQLWRGVREELIYLNGELEHMRALLKKADAMEESDEELKVWVKQIRDVAHDAEDVIDEFTLLQTNNNHGHQLYYSLHLLSCSVKNLKAHYRVATELQSINTRIKEIFAVHKRLLPKLNAAANGSIFTSSGSKWHDRREDALLLDNTDVVGIDEPKNLLVSWLVKGDSGREVVSVTGMGGMGKTTLVKQVYDDVEVKKRFKPRTWITVSQSFEAQDLLKDIIHQLYSEIGRPVPEGVDGMNSNKLKARIKDLLQKRRYLIVLDDVWHTNEWETVKYAFPNGKLGSRVMITTRKSDVASTSCSESEGHVHEVKPLPEKESWSLFSRKAFRGKSCPSYLESFCKDILKKCEGLPFAIVAISGVLATKDRRRIDEWDIICRSLGAEIHGNDKLEDLKKVLSLSFNDLPYNLKACFLCLSVFPEGHLIKRMKIIRLWIAERFVEAREGRTLEEVAEDYLKELLNRSLMLVGDTTSDGRVKTYRIHDLLREIIVSKSRDQNFAAIMKEHNTIWPDRVRRLSIHNVLQTVQQSRSFPQLRSLFVFGAVSRSSMHKNLSNGFRLLRVLDIEAAPIKTFPREIMDLFYLSYLSLRKTQVKVIPRSIGNLQNLETLDLKKTYVSELPVEILKLQKLRHLLVYHLKIESYAHFYSKFGFKVLSSLGDLQSLQKLCFIEANQGCGMTIRELAKLKQLRRLGIIKLRKEDGLALCLSLESLTKLRSFSVNSAGENEIIDLQHLSSPPQFLERLYLTGRLEELPSWIPSLHSLVKLFLKWSQLKDDPLVLLQDLPNLVHLELLHTCDNDMLSFNGGGFKKLKVLGLDKFDKLSCVKVEKGAMPCLERLTIQRCKLLKRVPSGVENLTKLKSLQFYDMPYELISKLRPDGEGEDYGEVAHIPEVYSAYWRDGGWDVYPIESFKEIENSPSPAGTVRRSHELRPLWKV, from the exons ATGTCAGAAAGTGCAGTCAGCTTTCTACTGAACAAGATCTCTCCTTTTCTCGCAAATGGAGTTCAACTCTGGAGAGGGGTTAGAGAAGAACTCATTTACCTAAATGGGGAATTGGAACACATGAGGGCCTTGCTGAAGAAGGCAGACGCAATGGAAGAAAGTGATGAAGAACTCAAAGTATGGGTTAAGCAGATACGAGATGTTGCTCATGATGCAGAAGATGTTATAGATGAATTCACACTCCTTCAAACAAATAACAATCATGGGCACCAACTATATTATTCTTTACACTTGCTTTCTTGCAGTGTTAAGAACCTGAAAGCTCATTATCGGGTTGCCACGGAGTTACAGAGCATCAACACCCGAATCAAAGAGATCTTTGCAGTGCATAAAAGACTTCTTCCTAAACTTAATGCCGCTGCAAACGGCTCCATTTTTACTAGTTCAG GTAGCAAATGGCATGATCGGCGAGAGGATGCTCTTCTTTTAGACAATACTGATGTTGTGGGCATAGACGAGCCTAAAAACCTACTGGTCAGCTGGCTGGTCAAGGGTGACTCTGGACGTGAAGTAGTTTCAGTGACAGGAATGGGTGGTATGGGCAAAACCACCTTGGTGAAGCAAGTCTATGATGATGTAGAAGTGAAGAAACGTTTCAAACCCCGTACCTGGATCACAGTTTCTCAGTCTTTTGAAGCACAGGATCTCCTTAAAGACATCATTCACCAACTCTATTCAGAAATTGGGAGGCCTGTTCCAGAAGGTGTAGATGGCATGAATAGCAATAAATTGaaagcaagaatcaaagacTTGCTGCAAAAAAGGAGGTACCTgattgttcttgatgatgtcTGGCACACCAACGAATGGGAGACTGTCAAATATGCTTTTCCTAATGGGAAGCTTGGCAGCAGAGTCATGATCACTACTCGTAAATCTGATGTAGCATCCACCTCTTGCTCAGAATCTGAAGGTCATGTCCATGAGGTGAAACCCTTGCCTGAAAAGGAGTCTTGGAGTCTGTTCAGTAGGAAGGCATTTCGGGGGAAGTCATGCCCTTCTTATTTGGAATCATTCTGTAAAGATATCCTAAAAAAGTGTGAGGGTTTGCCCTTTGCAATTGTGGCAATAAGTGGTGTTTTGGCAACAAAAGACAGGCGCAGAATAGATGAGTGGGATATTATTTGCCGTAGTCTTGGAGCTGAAATTCATGGCAATGATAAACTTGAGGATTTGAAGAAAGTCCTTTCTCTCAGTTTTAATGATTTGCCCTATAATCTGAAGGCATGTTTTTTGTGCTTGAGCGTCTTTCCGGAGGGTCATCTGATTAAGCGTATGAAAATCATTCGCTTATGGATAGCAGAAAGATTTGTTGAAGCTAGAGAAGGAAGAACATTGGAGGAAGTAGCTGAGGACTACCTCAAGGAGCTGTTGAACAGAAGTTTGATGCTAGTGGGAGACACAACAAGTGATGGAAGGGTCAAAACTTACCGCATCCATGACCTTTTGCGAGAGATTATTGTCTCAAAATCAAGGGATCAAAACTTTGCAGCCATAATGAAGGAGCACAACACAATCTGGCCTGATAGAGTTCGACGCTTGTCAATACATAATGTATTGCAAACTGTACAACAAAGCAGGTCATTTCCTCAACTTCGTTCCTTGTTTGTGTTTGGGGCGGTTTCAAGGTCATCCATGCATAAAAATCTTTCCAATGGCTTTAGGTTGCTTAGGGTGTTAGATATAGAAGCTGCACCTATAAAGACATTTCCAAGAGAAATCATGGACCTGTTTTATTTAAGTTATCTAAGCTTGAGGAAGACTCAGGTGAAGGTCATTCCCAGAAGCATAGGGAATCTGCAGAACCTGGAGACATTGGATCTTAAAAAGACTTATGTCTCTGAGTTGCCTGTTGAGATACTAAAGCTCCAAAAACTCCGCCACCTCCTGGTTTATCATCTTAAGATTGAATCTTATGCACACTTCTATTCCAAGTTTGGCTTTAAGGTCCTCTCAAGTTTAGGAGATCTGCAGTCCCTGCAAAAGCTCTGTTTTATTGAGGCAAATCAAGGTTGTGGAATGACAATCAGGGAGTTAGCTAAACTCAAGCAACTTAGGAGGTTGGGAATTATAAAATTGAGAAAAGAAGATGGATTGGCTTTGTGCTTATCCCTCGAAAGTTTGACCAAGCTGCGTTCATTTTCTGTAAATTCTGCAGGAGAGAATGAGATTATTGATCTCCAACACCTGTCTTCCCCTCCTCAGTTTCTTGAACGACTATACCTGACAGGACGTTTGGAAGAGTTACCAAGTTGGATACCTTCACTACATAGCTTGGTTAAGTTATTTTTGAAGTGGAGTCAATTAAAGGATGACCCATTGGTACTTCTTCAAGATTTGCCCAATCTTGTTCATCTTGAATTGCTTCATACTTGTGATAATGACATGTTGTCATTCAATGGTGGGGGATTTAAAAAGCTTAAGGTTTTGGGTCTTGACAAATTTGACAAGCTCAGTTGTGTGAAGGTAGAGAAGGGAGCAATGCCATGCCTTGAAAGGCTGACAATCCAACGATGCAAGTTGTTGAAGAGGGTACCATCAGGAGTTGAAAACCTTACCAAACTGAAATCACTTCAGTTCTATGACATGCCGTATGAATTAATCTCAAAATTGCGGCCAGACGGAGAAGGTGAGGATTATGGAGAAGTTGCACATATCCCTGAAGTTTATTCTGCCTACTGGAGAGATGGTGGTTGGGATGTCTATCCAATAGAGAGTTTCAAGGAGATAGAAAATAGTCCCTCACCAGCTGGTACTGTTAGGAGAAGCCATGAACTTCGTCCTCTGTGGAAGGTTTAG
- the LOC133707238 gene encoding disease resistance protein RPM1-like — protein MAESAVKFLLDKLAPLFENDLQLLRGGVREEIVYLRGELERMTAFLRVADASEESDEELKVWVKQLRDIAHDSEDVLDEFTLLQAHDHGEGLYGSIHRLSCCIKNTKARYRIASELQGINLRIRKISEVHRRLRHKFNMAEQGAGSSSACNTWDDHRGDALLLEKTDIVGIDKPIKQLVGWLVKGDSGREVVSVAGMGGMGKTTLVKQVYDAAEVKKHFKVCAWITVTRSFKLGELLKDMVHQLHNAIRRPVPEGINTMNNNHLKKIIKDFLQKRRYLIVLDDVWHLHGWDAVKYALPNNTSGSRVILTTRNAEVASTTSVESGGKVYNLEPLPQSESWELLCKKTFQGKSCPPHLEEICTDVLKKCEGMPLAIVAVSGVLSTKDKRRIDEWDMVGHSLGAEIEGNDKLRDLKKVLSLSFNDLPYYLKSCFLYLSIFPEDYLIEHMRLVRLWMAEGFVEPKDGKTLEDVAEDYLSELLNRGMIQAADTTSDGRVKNIRVHDLFREIITSKIRDQNFATISKEQNVPWPDKVRRLSVHNSMQYVQKNRCVSQLRSLFMFRVAERPLLQKYFPGGFRLLNVLDLQNAPLNVFPVEVVNLFFLKYLSLKGTKVKTIPRFIGKLQNLETLDLKHSLVTELPVEILKLEHLRHLLVYRYEFVPYGDFHSKYGFKVLAKIGVLTSLQKLCFIKANEDGGAILRELRNLVQLRRLGIVQMRKEDGKVLCSSIEKLNKLCTLSITSVEEDEIIDLQHLSSPPLLLQRLYLRGRLETIPHWIPSLHSLVRLYLKWSRLKDDPLVFLQYLPNLVHLELSQVFEGDTLCFEAGGFKKLKHLGIDEFEGLRCIQVQLGAMPSVKKLSIQRCKLLEKVPSGIEHLSKLKVLEFFDMPETLIKTLRPHEKDNDYWKVAHIPEVYFTYWKECGWEVYPLEGLSEGENFPHDQPSSVMKSHELETRWK, from the coding sequence ATGGCGGAGAGTGCAGTCAAGTTTCTGCTTGACAAGCTTGCACCCCTTTTTGAAAATGATTTGCAACTTTTGAGAGGAggggttagggaagaaattgtGTATCTAAGAGGAGAGCTGGAGCGGATGACAGCTTTTCTGAGGGTTGCTGATGCATCTGAAGAGAGTGATGAGGAACTCAAAGTATGGGTTAAGCAACTAAGAGACATTGCTCACGACAGTGAAGATGTTCTTGATGAATTTACACTTCTTCAGGCGCATGATCATGGGGAGGGATTATATGGTTCAATCCATAGGTTATCCTGCTGCATTAAGAACACAAAAGCTCGATACCGAATTGCTTCTGAATTACAAGGCATCAACTTGAGAATCAGAAAAATCTCGGAGGTTCACAGGAGACTCCGTCACAAATTCAATATGGCTGAACAAGGTGCAGGCTCCAGCAGTGCATGCAATACATGGGATGACCATAGAGGTGATGCTCTACTTCTAGAGAAGACTGATATTGTAGGCATTGACAAGCCCATAAAGCAGCTGGTCGGCTGGCTAGTCAAGGGTGATTCTGGACGTGAAGTAGTTTCTGTGGCTGGAATGGGGGGGATGGGGAAAACTACCCTGGTCAAGCAAGTCTATGATGCTGCAGAAGTGAAGAAACATTTCAAAGTTTGTGCTTGGATCACTGTTACTCGGTCTTTCAAACTTGGAGAACTCCTCAAAGACATGGTTCATCAACTCCACAACGCAATCCGCAGGCCTGTTCCAGAAGGAATCAATACCATGAACAACAATCACTTGAAAAAAATAATCAAGGACTTCCTGCAGAAAAGGAGGTATCTCATTGTTTTAGATGATGTATGGCACTTGCACGGATGGGATGCTGTGAAATATGCCTTGCCTAACAATACTTCTGGTAGCCGAGTCATTCTCACTACTCGAAATGCTGAAGTAGCCTCTACAACCAGTGTAGAATCTGGAGGGAAAGTCTACAATTTGGAGCCCTTGCCCCAATCGGAGTCTTGGGAACTTTTATGCAAGAAGACATTCCAGGGGAAATCATGCCCTCCTCATTTAGAGGAAATCTGTACTGATGTTTTAAAGAAGTGTGAGGGGATGCCCCTTGCAATTGTGGCAGTCAGTGGTGTTTTGTCTACCAAGGACAAGCGTCGGATTGATGAGTGGGATATGGTTGGCCATAGTCTTGGAGCTGAAATTGAGGGCAATGACAAACTGAGGGACTTAAAAAAAGTACTTTCTCTCAGTTTCAATGATTTACCGTACTATCTAAAATCTTGCTTCTTGTACCTGAGCATCTTTCCTGAGGATTATCTAATTGAGCATATGAGGCTTGTTCGATTATGGATGGCAGAGGGGTTCGTCGAACCAAAAGATGGCAAAACATTGGAAGATGTTGCAGAGGACTACCTCAGTGAACTACTGAATAGAGGCATGATTCAAGCTGCTGACACAACATCTGATGGAAGGGTCAAGAACATTCGTGTTCATGACCTTTTTCGAGAGATTATCACCTCTAAGATAAGAGATCAGAACTTTGCCACAATATCTAAAGAGCAAAATGTTCCCTGGCCTGATAAAGTGCGCCGCCTGTCAGTGCATAACTCAATGCAATATGTACAGAAAAACAGGTGTGTTTCTCAACTGCGTTCTCTATTTATGTTTAGAGTTGCCGAGAGGCCATTACTACAAAAGTATTTTCCTGGAGGGTTCAGACTTCTTAATGTCTTAGACTTGCAAAATGCACCTCTAAATGTTTTCCCAGTTGAAGTTGTCAACCTTTTCTTTTTGAAGTATCTGAGTTTGAAAGGAACCAAGGTGAAAACCATTCCAAGGTTCATTGGGAAGCTTCAAAACCTGGAGACCTTGGATCTTAAACATTCTCTGGTTACTGAACTCCCAGTTGAAATCTTAAAGCTCGAACATCTACGTCATCTCCTGGTATATCGTTATGAATTTGTACCTTATGGAGATTTTCACTCAAAATATGGTTTCAAGGTACTTGCGAAAATTGGGGTTTTGACATCCCTTCAAAAGCTCTGTTTCATCAAGGCAAACGAAGATGGTGGTGCCATATTAAGAGAGCTCAGGAACCTAGTTCAGTTGAGAAGGTTAGGCATTGTACAGATGAGAAAAGAAGATGGAAAAGTTCTTTGTTCATCAATTGAAAAGCTGAACAAACTTTGCACGTTGTCCATAACTTCAGTAGAAGAGGATGAGATTATTGATTTGCAGCACCTTTCTTCTCCCCCTCTACTGCTTCAGCGCCTCTATTTGCGAGGACGGTTGGAGACAATACCTCACTGGATTCCTTCTCTGCATAGCCTTGTCAGGTTATATTTGAAATGGAGTAGGTTAAAGGATGATCCACTAGTATTCCTTCAATATTTGCCCAATCTAGTACACCTCGAACTTTCTCAGGTGTTTGAAGGAGATACATTATGCTTTGAAGCTGGAGGGTTCAAGAAGCTCAAACATTTGGGTATCGACGAATTTGAGGGACTTAGATGCATACAGGTGCAGTTGGGAGCAATGCCTTCTGTAAAAAAGCTAAGCATCCAGCGCTGCAAGTTATTGGAGAAGGTGCCGTCAGGCATTGAACACCTGAGCAAATTGAAGGTGCTTGAGTTTTTCGATATGCCAGAAACATTAATCAAGACTCTACGTCCACATGAGAAAGACAATGACTATTGGAAAGTTGCACATATCCCCGAAGTTTATTTCACCTACTGGAAAGAGTGTGGATGGGAGGTCTATCCTCTAGAGGGTTTGAGTGAAGGAGAAAACTTTCCTCATGATCAGCCTAGTTCTGTCATGAAGAGCCACGAACTTGAAACTCGTTGGAAGTGA